The proteins below are encoded in one region of Streptomyces sp. NBC_00490:
- a CDS encoding IucA/IucC family protein, with the protein MTPATTARTDACEEELLTRVLSALLREDVVGLRTGSTLLHRPDGPWLRLPAEGDALLLPVVEDGFQCEYAARLPLLVRESDGAELTSYDTVLAALRALADPVDRGGYDAFAEECRQTLATLRLHTATRTEVEGRLGDDSARWPSLAYDTLAARLDHPVYPTARGRSGLSELQLQAYAPEFHPRFALRWIALRRETVTLTGTLPDFWPTPRQLGLAGAEGTHVVLPVHPLTVGALLDAGLPDGAVLAERAHLEVVPTLSMRTVAVNPSVHLKLPLATATLGLRNKRTVKPGTLVDGAAGQRLLEAVIAREPRFHGTILHADEATYAHAGHELLAVLCRRFPADPDGAEVVPLAALLAGAPDGRLVVDHLADRFYGGDPLALLDAFLTLLFDWQTTLFGYGIALESHQQNISLVLRPGSLRLLFKDNDGPRVNTHRLGAVFPGPWGFDDTRTYVSGDGPVADLFATITVHLCAGAYAFGLPRHRRALLDLVRDRLAEAVDRLGGDAAAVLRERVLDAPRLPVKAMVTAGSLLSKERSGAADINKHYTTGPNYLLRQGGSA; encoded by the coding sequence GTGACGCCCGCGACGACCGCGAGGACCGACGCCTGCGAGGAGGAACTGCTCACGCGCGTGCTCAGCGCCCTGCTCCGCGAGGACGTGGTGGGGCTGCGCACCGGCAGCACACTCCTGCACCGCCCGGACGGCCCCTGGCTGCGCCTGCCGGCCGAGGGCGACGCGCTGCTCCTGCCCGTCGTCGAGGACGGCTTCCAGTGCGAGTACGCCGCCCGGCTGCCCCTGCTCGTCCGTGAGTCGGACGGCGCCGAGCTCACCTCCTACGACACCGTCCTCGCAGCCCTGCGCGCACTCGCCGACCCCGTGGACCGAGGCGGGTACGACGCCTTCGCCGAGGAGTGCCGGCAGACCCTGGCCACGCTGCGACTGCACACGGCCACCCGGACCGAGGTCGAGGGGCGGCTCGGCGACGACTCGGCGCGGTGGCCCTCGCTCGCGTACGACACCCTCGCCGCGCGGCTCGACCATCCGGTCTATCCGACCGCGCGCGGCCGCTCCGGCCTCAGCGAGCTGCAACTGCAGGCCTACGCACCGGAGTTCCACCCGCGTTTCGCGCTGCGCTGGATCGCCCTGCGCCGGGAGACCGTCACCCTGACCGGCACGCTCCCCGACTTCTGGCCCACACCCCGGCAGCTCGGTCTCGCCGGGGCGGAGGGCACGCACGTGGTGCTGCCGGTGCATCCGTTGACGGTCGGCGCCCTGCTCGACGCCGGGCTCCCGGACGGGGCGGTGCTCGCCGAGCGGGCCCATCTGGAGGTCGTACCGACGCTGTCGATGCGCACGGTGGCCGTGAACCCGTCGGTGCATCTCAAACTCCCGCTCGCCACAGCCACATTGGGTCTGCGCAACAAACGGACCGTCAAGCCCGGCACGCTCGTGGACGGCGCTGCCGGACAGCGGCTGCTGGAGGCCGTGATCGCCCGGGAGCCCCGATTCCACGGCACGATCCTGCACGCGGACGAGGCGACGTACGCCCATGCCGGGCACGAGTTGCTGGCCGTCCTGTGCCGGCGCTTCCCGGCCGATCCGGACGGCGCCGAGGTGGTACCGCTGGCCGCCCTGCTCGCCGGCGCCCCGGACGGGCGGCTGGTCGTCGACCACCTCGCCGACCGGTTCTACGGCGGCGACCCGCTGGCCCTGCTGGACGCCTTCCTGACCCTGCTGTTCGACTGGCAGACCACACTGTTCGGGTACGGCATCGCGCTGGAGTCGCATCAGCAGAACATCTCGCTCGTCCTGCGGCCCGGCAGTCTGCGGCTGCTGTTCAAGGACAACGACGGGCCCCGCGTCAACACGCACCGGCTCGGCGCGGTGTTTCCCGGCCCGTGGGGCTTCGACGACACACGGACCTATGTCTCCGGGGACGGGCCGGTCGCCGACCTGTTCGCCACCATTACGGTCCATCTGTGCGCGGGCGCCTACGCGTTCGGCCTCCCCCGGCACCGGCGGGCCCTGCTCGATCTCGTACGCGACCGGCTGGCCGAAGCCGTGGACCGGCTCGGCGGGGACGCGGCCGCCGTCCTGCGCGAGCGGGTGCTGGACGCGCCGCGGCTGCCGGTGAAGGCGATGGTCACGGCCGGCTCACTGCTGTCCAAGGAGCGGTCCGGCGCGGCCGACATCAACAAGCACTACACGACCGGACCCAACTACCTGCTGCGACAAGGGGGTTCGGCATGA